One window of the Streptomyces sp. NBC_00259 genome contains the following:
- a CDS encoding FadR/GntR family transcriptional regulator, whose translation MTPYARRGVHGQTVETLARRVLSGEIPEGATLDMAALQSELDVSLTALRESLKVLAAKGMVDARQKRGTFVRPRSDWNLLDADVLRWQFSESSGTGADPALLRNLGEVRGIIEPAAVRLAAARRTDADLEALEAALAAMGQEGGASHAVESDLAFHRALLAATHNELLERMEMVIESGLAQRDRLVHSAPHSGDPVPSHRAVLDAVRDRDPDAAEQAMCALLDQAMRDLDKVSGPHGRGAGDNGNGAEAADGTAGETGGTAGADDEKDGRAK comes from the coding sequence ATGACGCCATACGCGCGCCGCGGAGTGCACGGCCAGACCGTGGAGACCCTCGCCCGCCGGGTACTCAGCGGCGAGATCCCCGAGGGAGCGACGCTCGACATGGCAGCCCTGCAGAGCGAACTGGACGTCAGCCTGACGGCCCTGCGTGAATCGCTGAAGGTGCTCGCGGCCAAGGGCATGGTCGACGCCCGGCAGAAGCGCGGCACCTTCGTGCGGCCCCGGTCCGACTGGAACCTCCTCGACGCCGACGTCCTGCGCTGGCAGTTCTCCGAGAGCAGCGGCACCGGCGCCGACCCGGCACTGCTGCGCAACCTCGGCGAGGTCCGCGGCATCATCGAACCCGCCGCCGTGCGGCTGGCCGCGGCCCGCCGCACCGACGCCGACCTCGAGGCACTGGAGGCGGCACTGGCCGCCATGGGCCAGGAAGGCGGCGCGAGCCACGCCGTCGAGTCCGACCTCGCCTTCCACCGCGCACTACTCGCAGCCACCCACAACGAACTGCTGGAACGCATGGAGATGGTCATCGAGTCGGGCCTGGCCCAGCGCGACCGGCTCGTGCACAGCGCCCCGCACAGCGGGGACCCCGTACCCAGCCACCGGGCCGTCCTCGACGCCGTACGCGACCGGGATCCGGACGCCGCCGAGCAGGCCATGTGCGCCCTGCTCGACCAGGCGATGCGCGACCTCGACAAGGTCAGCGGCCCGCACGGGAGAGGGGCCGGGGACAACGGGAACGGGGCCGAGGCCGCCGACGGCACTGCCGGGGAGACGGGTGGCACCGCCGGAGCCGACGACGAGAAGGACGGCCGGGCAAAGTGA
- the dgoD gene encoding galactonate dehydratase: MKIERVETFLVPPRWLFCRIETDDGVVGWGEPVVEGRAEVVRAAVDVLSEYLVGQDPLRIQDHWQVLTKGGFYRGGPVLSSAVAGIDQALWDIAGRTLGVPVHTLLGGPVRDTVRVYAWVGGDEPAQIKDEVTAQAEAGFTAVKMNAAGRTAPLTSPAETAAVVERVAAAREALGPHRDVAIDFHGRFSAANARRVLHEIAPLHPLFVEEPVLPDQAHLLPGLVSASSVPLATGERLYGRADFLPALTAGIAVAQPDLSHAGGISEVTRIASLAETFGAQLAPHCPLGPIALAASLQVAFATPNFLIQEQSRGIHYNKEADLLSYLVDTEPFRFVAGQAHRTPLPGLGIAVDEDAVRAADRSGHAWRNPVWRHADGSFAEW, from the coding sequence GTGAAGATCGAGCGCGTCGAGACCTTCCTCGTCCCGCCCCGCTGGCTGTTCTGCCGGATCGAGACCGACGACGGTGTCGTCGGCTGGGGCGAACCCGTGGTCGAGGGCCGGGCCGAAGTCGTACGGGCAGCCGTCGACGTCCTGTCGGAGTACCTGGTGGGCCAGGACCCGCTGCGCATCCAGGACCACTGGCAGGTGCTGACCAAGGGCGGCTTCTACCGTGGCGGGCCCGTGCTCTCCAGCGCCGTGGCAGGCATCGACCAGGCCCTGTGGGACATCGCGGGCCGCACCCTCGGCGTACCGGTGCACACCCTGCTCGGCGGGCCCGTCCGTGACACGGTCCGCGTGTACGCGTGGGTCGGCGGCGACGAACCCGCCCAGATCAAGGACGAGGTCACCGCCCAGGCCGAGGCGGGCTTCACCGCCGTCAAGATGAACGCCGCCGGGCGCACCGCACCACTCACCAGCCCCGCCGAGACCGCCGCGGTCGTCGAACGGGTCGCGGCGGCACGCGAGGCCCTCGGCCCGCACCGTGACGTCGCGATCGACTTCCACGGCCGGTTCAGCGCCGCCAACGCGCGCCGCGTGCTCCACGAGATCGCCCCGCTGCACCCGCTGTTCGTCGAGGAGCCCGTCCTGCCCGACCAGGCCCATCTGCTCCCGGGGCTGGTGTCCGCCTCGTCCGTCCCGCTCGCCACCGGTGAACGGCTCTACGGGCGCGCCGACTTCCTCCCGGCACTGACCGCGGGCATCGCCGTCGCCCAGCCGGACCTGTCGCACGCCGGCGGGATCTCGGAGGTCACCCGGATCGCCTCGCTCGCCGAGACCTTCGGGGCCCAGCTCGCGCCGCACTGCCCGCTCGGGCCGATCGCGCTGGCCGCGAGCCTCCAGGTCGCCTTCGCCACGCCCAACTTCCTGATCCAGGAGCAGAGCCGCGGCATCCACTACAACAAGGAGGCCGACCTGCTGTCCTACCTCGTCGACACCGAACCCTTCCGCTTCGTCGCCGGCCAGGCGCACCGCACCCCACTGCCCGGACTCGGCATCGCCGTCGACGAGGACGCGGTGCGCGCGGCCGACCGCTCCGGCCACGCCTGGCGCAACCCTGTCTGGCGGCACGCCGACGGCTCCTTCGCCGAATGGTGA
- a CDS encoding bifunctional 4-hydroxy-2-oxoglutarate aldolase/2-dehydro-3-deoxy-phosphogluconate aldolase, whose translation MDLLAALRDHRLLAIVRGSDPDAALNTVLTLAEEGVALIEVSLTGRDALDVIARARAALGPDALLGAGTVLTADDAREAHKAGAAFLVTPAVSDGIATGRELGLPVLAGVMTPTDILQALRLGADALKLFPAGSAGGPGYLRDLRGPFPDLPFVPVGGVDAGAAAEYLRAGATAVGVGSPLTGDAASGGSLAALRARAREFLDVVRPETRP comes from the coding sequence ATGGACCTGCTCGCCGCGCTGCGCGACCACCGGCTGCTCGCCATCGTCCGCGGCAGCGACCCGGACGCGGCGCTGAACACCGTCCTCACCCTCGCCGAGGAGGGCGTCGCCCTCATCGAGGTCTCCCTCACCGGACGCGACGCGCTCGACGTCATCGCCCGGGCCCGCGCCGCCCTCGGCCCGGACGCGCTCCTCGGCGCAGGCACCGTCCTGACCGCCGACGACGCACGGGAAGCCCACAAGGCCGGAGCCGCCTTCCTCGTCACCCCGGCGGTCAGCGACGGCATAGCCACCGGCCGGGAACTCGGACTCCCGGTGCTCGCGGGCGTGATGACCCCCACCGACATCCTTCAGGCACTCCGGCTCGGCGCCGACGCCCTCAAGCTCTTCCCGGCCGGCAGCGCCGGCGGCCCCGGGTACCTGCGCGACCTGCGAGGCCCCTTCCCCGACCTGCCCTTCGTGCCCGTCGGGGGAGTGGACGCCGGGGCGGCCGCGGAGTACCTGCGAGCCGGCGCCACGGCCGTCGGTGTCGGCTCCCCGCTGACCGGCGACGCCGCCTCGGGAGGCAGCCTCGCCGCCCTGCGCGCGCGGGCCCGTGAGTTCCTGGACGTCGTCCGTCCGGAGACCCGCCCGTGA
- a CDS encoding SMP-30/gluconolactonase/LRE family protein, producing the protein MTAPTVLATDRLELGEGIRWTDGRAVLTDILTGRLLSAPGDPAAPHGLITQLPCPLGAVAPVEGRPGHWIAAAGTGVCRIDDAGRPDWIARPEDGAPVPMRMNDGVADPHGRFWAGSMAYEATEDAGSLYRVDRDGSVTRVLRDITVPNGPAFSHDGTLMYLADSARGIVRRYPVDPATGDLGEPERFVTFGTGSPDGMTTDSEGGLWTAVWGTGQAHRYHPEGTLDRTVELPAAQPAGLCLGGPDGRTLLVTSARIGLPRPRPLDGAVFAFRVDVPGAPAAPYRPADATDPDRADSAAADSVAAGGSAAGACASTGDLLP; encoded by the coding sequence GTGACCGCGCCCACGGTCCTCGCGACCGACCGCCTCGAACTCGGCGAGGGCATCCGCTGGACGGACGGCCGGGCCGTACTGACCGACATCCTCACCGGCCGGCTCCTGTCCGCCCCCGGCGACCCCGCCGCACCGCACGGGCTGATTACCCAACTGCCCTGCCCGCTGGGCGCGGTGGCCCCGGTCGAGGGCCGGCCCGGCCACTGGATCGCGGCGGCGGGCACCGGTGTCTGCCGCATCGACGACGCCGGGCGACCCGACTGGATCGCCCGCCCCGAGGACGGCGCCCCGGTGCCGATGCGGATGAACGACGGCGTCGCCGACCCGCACGGCCGGTTCTGGGCGGGCAGCATGGCGTACGAGGCGACCGAGGACGCGGGATCCCTCTACCGCGTCGACCGCGACGGCAGTGTCACCCGCGTGCTGCGGGACATCACGGTGCCCAACGGCCCGGCCTTCAGCCACGACGGCACGCTCATGTATCTCGCCGACAGCGCCCGGGGCATCGTCCGGCGCTACCCCGTCGACCCGGCCACCGGCGACCTGGGCGAGCCCGAACGCTTCGTCACCTTCGGTACGGGCAGCCCCGACGGCATGACGACCGACTCCGAGGGCGGCCTCTGGACCGCTGTCTGGGGCACCGGACAGGCTCACCGCTACCACCCCGAGGGCACTCTCGACCGAACCGTGGAGCTGCCCGCCGCGCAGCCCGCCGGGTTGTGCCTCGGCGGCCCCGACGGGCGCACCCTCCTCGTCACCAGCGCCCGCATCGGCCTGCCCCGGCCGCGCCCGCTGGACGGCGCCGTCTTCGCGTTCCGCGTGGACGTACCCGGAGCACCGGCCGCGCCGTACCGCCCGGCGGACGCCACGGACCCGGACCGCGCGGATTCCGCCGCCGCGGACTCTGTGGCCGCTGGGGGCTCCGCGGCCGGGGCCTGCGCGTCGACCGGGGACCTCCTGCCGTGA
- a CDS encoding sugar kinase encodes MSTLLPLRPGPVVCVGETMAALAPEPLGPLEDADLLRADIAGAESNVALYLADHGIPARWVSAVGDDPFGRRVRDRVAAGGVDVSGVRTDPERPTGLLLKDPGEHGTRVHYHRRGSAASALTPDLLDDPALAGAALLHLSGITPALSPSCHALVERALRPDRPCPVSFDVNHRPGLWTGRCAADVLRSLADRADIVLVGLDEAQALWGEAVTDALTVRELLPGPRILVVKDGAREATAFVGTDTHTVPALTARVAEPVGAGDAFAAGFLSGLLRGLSAEQALRLGHLTAASALRVAADHGPLPAPAVITTLLAADDETWRAARID; translated from the coding sequence ATGAGCACCCTCTTGCCACTGCGCCCCGGCCCCGTGGTCTGCGTCGGCGAGACCATGGCCGCCCTCGCCCCCGAACCCCTCGGACCGCTGGAGGACGCCGACCTGCTCCGCGCGGACATCGCGGGCGCCGAGTCCAACGTCGCCCTCTACCTCGCCGACCACGGCATTCCCGCCCGATGGGTCTCCGCGGTCGGCGACGACCCCTTCGGCCGACGCGTCCGCGACCGGGTCGCCGCGGGCGGAGTCGATGTCAGCGGCGTCCGTACCGACCCGGAACGGCCCACCGGACTGCTTCTCAAGGACCCGGGCGAGCACGGCACCCGCGTCCACTACCACCGCCGCGGCTCCGCCGCCTCCGCCCTCACCCCCGACCTGCTCGACGACCCGGCGCTGGCGGGCGCCGCACTCCTCCACCTCAGCGGCATCACGCCGGCCCTGTCGCCCAGTTGCCACGCCCTCGTCGAGCGGGCGCTACGGCCCGACCGCCCCTGTCCCGTCAGCTTCGATGTCAACCACCGCCCCGGCCTGTGGACCGGTCGCTGCGCCGCCGACGTCCTGCGGTCGCTCGCCGACCGGGCCGACATCGTCCTCGTCGGCCTCGACGAGGCCCAGGCCCTGTGGGGAGAGGCGGTGACCGACGCCCTCACGGTCCGCGAACTCCTCCCCGGCCCCCGCATCCTCGTCGTCAAGGACGGCGCCAGGGAGGCCACTGCTTTCGTCGGCACGGACACCCACACCGTGCCCGCCCTCACCGCCCGCGTCGCCGAACCGGTCGGTGCCGGCGACGCCTTCGCCGCCGGCTTCCTCAGCGGCCTGCTGCGGGGCCTGTCTGCGGAGCAGGCCCTGCGTCTCGGTCATCTGACGGCCGCCTCCGCCCTCCGGGTCGCCGCGGACCACGGCCCCCTTCCGGCTCCCGCGGTGATCACGACGCTGCTCGCCGCCGACGACGAGACCTGGCGCGCCGCCAGGATCGACTGA
- a CDS encoding YoaK family protein, giving the protein MHPWSGRARSGQPDVGLPQRLVVRLLLVLTAAAGCLDAVCVIRLGGAFASVVTGNLVQLGRGIATPDGPLLVSAAVAVGGYAVGVAAGSAGQARRSAGWYRRTSLLVAAELALLACVAGGWPATGGDPGPYTAALLLAAAAAAMGMQSAITIGSGVRGASTTYLTGTLTTVVRGLTTGRPPRLAGAADGAARLGALLVGATVGALLLRFAPLWAPVLPAVLVGTVVVIASASPRGRVEEPRRRRRRAFLLRSHGGGPTAPPPRPPGKRSG; this is encoded by the coding sequence ATGCACCCGTGGAGCGGCCGGGCGAGGTCGGGTCAGCCGGACGTGGGCCTGCCGCAGCGGCTCGTCGTACGGCTCCTTCTGGTGTTGACCGCAGCGGCCGGATGCCTCGACGCGGTGTGCGTCATCAGGCTCGGAGGCGCATTCGCCAGCGTCGTCACGGGCAACCTGGTGCAGTTGGGCCGAGGCATCGCGACCCCCGACGGTCCGCTCCTGGTGAGCGCGGCGGTCGCGGTCGGAGGCTACGCCGTGGGCGTGGCGGCGGGCAGCGCCGGGCAGGCGCGGCGGAGCGCCGGCTGGTATCGGCGCACCAGTCTGCTCGTGGCGGCGGAACTGGCGCTCCTGGCCTGCGTGGCAGGCGGATGGCCGGCCACCGGCGGCGACCCGGGCCCGTACACCGCCGCGTTGCTTCTCGCCGCCGCCGCGGCGGCGATGGGGATGCAGAGTGCGATCACCATCGGCTCCGGTGTGCGTGGTGCGTCGACCACGTACCTGACCGGTACGTTGACCACCGTTGTCCGCGGCCTGACGACGGGCCGGCCGCCCCGGCTCGCCGGAGCCGCCGACGGCGCGGCGCGCTTGGGCGCCCTGTTGGTCGGAGCCACGGTCGGGGCCCTGCTGCTGCGGTTCGCGCCGCTGTGGGCGCCGGTGCTTCCCGCGGTGCTGGTCGGGACGGTCGTCGTGATCGCCTCGGCATCTCCTCGCGGGCGGGTGGAGGAGCCACGACGCAGGCGGCGGAGGGCGTTCCTTCTCCGGTCACACGGAGGCGGGCCCACGGCGCCACCTCCGCGCCCGCCGGGTAAGCGGTCAGGGTGA
- a CDS encoding GNAT family N-acetyltransferase: MEQPGEILRSAHVELRRWRVQDIEILHRLITESRDHLLPWMPFAATHDRQQGKEFLTRSEEEWASGQAYHYAITSGGVAIGSCSLMRRVGPGGLEIGYWLHHAWTGKGLATTAVAAAVNAGRRMPGIDRIEIHHDAANHASGAVARRLGFLEIERVRVPEGPTAPGESGIDVIWRLQTRPSPYA, translated from the coding sequence ATGGAACAGCCCGGGGAGATACTCCGCTCCGCCCACGTGGAGCTGCGCCGTTGGCGTGTGCAAGATATCGAGATCCTGCATCGGTTGATCACCGAGTCACGTGATCACTTGCTCCCCTGGATGCCCTTCGCGGCCACCCATGACCGGCAGCAGGGCAAGGAGTTTCTGACCCGGAGCGAGGAGGAGTGGGCCTCGGGGCAGGCGTACCACTACGCGATCACCTCGGGTGGTGTGGCGATCGGCAGCTGCAGTCTGATGCGCCGGGTCGGTCCCGGCGGGCTGGAGATCGGCTACTGGCTCCACCACGCCTGGACGGGGAAGGGATTGGCCACCACGGCCGTCGCTGCCGCGGTGAACGCGGGACGCCGGATGCCCGGCATCGATCGCATCGAGATCCATCACGACGCGGCCAACCACGCGAGCGGAGCCGTCGCCCGGCGCTTGGGTTTCCTCGAGATCGAGCGCGTGCGAGTGCCGGAAGGGCCTACAGCCCCGGGCGAGTCGGGCATCGATGTGATCTGGCGCCTGCAGACGCGCCCCTCGCCATACGCCTGA
- a CDS encoding SAM-dependent methyltransferase, whose protein sequence is MDLPRSFTIRESSHRLCNPFTSEKLAILGQAISPSPGTRVLDLACGKGEMLCTWARDHGVSGTGVDISTVFVDAARSRAVELGVADRVGFVHADASGHVADDPVGIAACIGATWIGSGVAGTVELLRRSLAPGGMMLIGEPYWRREPQDQATVEGCHLARKDDLLPLPELLDQFGALGCDVVEMVLADQDSWDRYVAAQWLNIRRWLDANPDDELADEMRAELTAAPVQHARYQREYLGWGVFALMDR, encoded by the coding sequence GTGGATCTGCCACGTAGCTTCACCATCCGCGAGAGCAGCCATCGCCTCTGCAACCCGTTCACCAGCGAGAAGCTGGCCATCCTGGGCCAGGCCATCAGCCCGTCGCCGGGCACCCGCGTGCTCGACCTCGCCTGCGGCAAGGGTGAGATGCTGTGTACCTGGGCCCGCGACCACGGTGTGAGCGGCACCGGGGTGGACATCAGCACCGTGTTCGTCGACGCCGCCCGCTCGCGAGCCGTGGAGCTGGGCGTAGCCGACCGGGTCGGCTTCGTGCACGCTGATGCGTCGGGCCACGTCGCCGACGATCCGGTCGGAATCGCTGCCTGCATCGGCGCCACCTGGATCGGCTCCGGCGTGGCGGGCACCGTCGAACTCCTGCGGCGCAGTCTCGCTCCCGGCGGCATGATGCTGATCGGCGAACCGTACTGGCGCCGCGAGCCTCAGGACCAGGCCACCGTCGAGGGCTGCCACTTGGCCCGCAAGGACGATTTGCTCCCGCTGCCGGAACTGCTCGACCAGTTCGGCGCCCTGGGCTGTGATGTCGTCGAGATGGTCCTTGCCGATCAGGACAGCTGGGACCGGTACGTCGCGGCGCAGTGGCTCAACATCCGCCGCTGGCTGGATGCCAACCCCGACGACGAGCTTGCCGACGAGATGCGTGCGGAACTCACTGCGGCACCCGTCCAGCACGCCAGGTATCAGCGCGAATACCTCGGGTGGGGCGTTTTCGCACTGATGGACCGCTGA
- a CDS encoding phosphotransferase-like protein, translated as MAAEAAPGTAEPARARIPDTVAGGTTILLNGTSSSGKSSIAQALLGLLDGTWFHMPVDAFHAMRCNRPIADEDLQAEIDRTSKGFHRAVAGMAAGGNNLIVDYPLSRRWRLLDLLDLLVLEDTALIAVRCPLPELERRERERGDRQLGLAAMQYDEVHSHALHDFDVDTSLLTPEQCALRIRDFLSDRPRPTAFERLRQTLRSSD; from the coding sequence ATGGCGGCCGAGGCGGCTCCGGGCACGGCCGAGCCGGCCCGCGCCCGTATTCCCGACACCGTGGCCGGGGGAACGACCATCCTGCTCAACGGCACGTCCAGCTCCGGCAAGTCCAGCATCGCGCAGGCACTCCTCGGCCTTCTCGACGGCACGTGGTTCCACATGCCCGTGGACGCCTTTCACGCCATGCGCTGCAACCGCCCCATAGCCGACGAGGACCTCCAGGCCGAGATCGACCGCACATCCAAGGGCTTCCACCGCGCGGTCGCCGGGATGGCGGCGGGTGGCAACAACCTCATCGTGGACTACCCACTCAGCCGCCGCTGGCGGCTGCTGGACCTCCTCGATCTGCTCGTGCTCGAAGACACGGCCCTGATCGCGGTCCGCTGCCCACTGCCCGAGCTGGAGCGCCGTGAGCGCGAGCGTGGCGACCGACAGCTGGGACTCGCTGCCATGCAGTACGACGAGGTGCACTCCCACGCACTGCACGACTTCGATGTGGACACCAGCCTCCTCACCCCGGAGCAATGTGCCCTCCGCATCCGTGACTTCCTGTCGGACCGGCCGCGTCCCACCGCCTTCGAACGGCTTCGGCAGACACTGCGGTCCTCCGACTGA
- a CDS encoding antibiotic biosynthesis monooxygenase family protein: MIIRVSEARIRPERFEAFRDMIVSAVREFPSRYPGLVDHEVLLAPPDSLLYVSRWRSEQDLVGYAGEHWRDQPVVLPGEDEYLVAPLQVRHFTLAALS, translated from the coding sequence GTGATCATCAGGGTGAGTGAGGCACGCATCCGTCCTGAACGTTTCGAGGCGTTCCGCGACATGATCGTCTCTGCGGTACGCGAGTTTCCCAGCCGTTACCCAGGGCTGGTGGACCACGAGGTACTGCTCGCGCCGCCTGATTCGCTGCTGTACGTCAGTCGTTGGCGCAGCGAACAGGATCTGGTCGGCTACGCCGGCGAGCACTGGCGTGACCAACCCGTGGTTCTGCCGGGCGAGGACGAGTACCTCGTCGCACCACTTCAGGTCCGGCACTTCACGCTTGCAGCGCTCAGCTAG
- a CDS encoding ricin-type beta-trefoil lectin domain protein produces the protein MLRARTLCVSAVLAVAACLGLAAPASASGATPGSYTNYAFPAGTSTLTDVTFATTVEADPGRGNVFWAHQFGFSSGVGGYIGQQRWRTGSGMFLFSLWDATAARPGSTGTYCQTFDETGSGYTCRYNQAFTAGHRYTFRVSPGTPDGWYQATITDTTAGTSFVLGSLQVGAGARINAGGMVDWVEYFDWNNDAATCRDEPYSRARYDLPTGTSTGGGTVTAAVSGTSTSSTCSSDAKVTQVSGGSVQEDGIGNSSSGSITSTGGKCVDITGGSSTDGTPLELWTCGDVNHQNWVLAGDGTVRALFKCMAVSGSDVQLRSCDGSAAQQWQRSSGALVNPQTGRCLDAADGGTADGTRLIVWDCHGGTNQRWTTPA, from the coding sequence ATGCTCCGTGCCAGAACGCTCTGTGTGAGCGCCGTTCTCGCCGTCGCCGCCTGCCTGGGACTCGCCGCCCCCGCCTCGGCGAGCGGGGCGACCCCCGGCAGCTACACCAACTACGCTTTCCCGGCAGGGACCAGCACCCTGACCGACGTCACCTTCGCCACGACGGTCGAGGCCGACCCCGGCCGCGGCAACGTCTTCTGGGCACACCAGTTCGGCTTCAGCAGCGGAGTGGGCGGATACATCGGACAGCAGCGCTGGCGTACCGGCAGCGGCATGTTCCTGTTCTCGCTGTGGGACGCGACCGCGGCGAGGCCGGGCTCCACCGGCACCTACTGCCAGACGTTCGACGAGACCGGCTCCGGCTACACCTGCCGCTACAACCAGGCGTTCACCGCGGGACACCGCTACACCTTCCGAGTCTCCCCCGGCACTCCGGACGGCTGGTACCAGGCCACCATCACCGACACCACGGCCGGCACGTCCTTCGTCCTGGGGAGCCTCCAGGTCGGCGCCGGCGCGCGGATCAACGCCGGTGGAATGGTCGACTGGGTCGAGTACTTCGACTGGAACAACGACGCGGCGACCTGCCGGGACGAGCCGTACTCCAGGGCCCGCTACGACCTGCCCACCGGCACGAGCACCGGCGGCGGCACGGTCACGGCGGCCGTCAGCGGGACGTCGACGAGCAGCACCTGCAGCTCGGACGCGAAGGTGACCCAGGTCTCGGGCGGCAGCGTCCAGGAGGACGGAATCGGCAACTCCTCGTCGGGCTCGATCACCAGCACCGGTGGCAAGTGCGTCGACATCACCGGAGGCAGCAGCACGGACGGCACCCCGCTGGAACTGTGGACGTGCGGCGACGTCAACCACCAGAACTGGGTGCTCGCGGGCGACGGCACGGTGCGTGCGCTCTTCAAGTGCATGGCGGTGAGCGGCAGCGACGTCCAGCTCAGGAGCTGCGACGGCTCGGCCGCGCAGCAGTGGCAGCGAAGCAGTGGCGCGCTGGTCAATCCGCAGACGGGCCGGTGCCTGGACGCGGCGGACGGCGGCACCGCGGACGGTACGAGGCTGATCGTCTGGGACTGCCACGGCGGGACGAACCAGCGCTGGACCACACCTGCCTGA
- a CDS encoding OsmC family protein has product MSVREGQHLVRTIEVGPHRLTADASEPFGTDAAPTPTELVLAALGSCTSTAVRGYANRHGFQLQSVDVDVRVDPPNGPRQQIVRSIRLVGDLEEEQTEKLLAAAGRCPVHRLLTESVTVVTQPTILAASHRSADPELSA; this is encoded by the coding sequence GTGTCAGTACGTGAAGGTCAGCACCTGGTCCGCACCATCGAGGTGGGCCCCCACCGGCTGACTGCGGACGCGTCGGAGCCCTTCGGCACGGACGCGGCTCCCACTCCCACGGAGCTGGTTCTGGCGGCGCTCGGGTCATGCACCTCCACGGCGGTCCGCGGGTATGCGAACCGGCACGGGTTCCAGCTGCAGAGTGTCGACGTGGATGTGCGGGTCGATCCTCCCAACGGTCCGCGACAGCAGATCGTCAGGAGCATCCGACTGGTCGGCGACCTCGAAGAAGAGCAGACAGAAAAGCTGTTGGCGGCCGCCGGCCGCTGCCCTGTGCACCGGCTCCTCACCGAGTCCGTCACGGTAGTGACCCAGCCCACGATCTTGGCGGCGTCCCACCGGTCCGCCGACCCTGAACTGTCGGCGTGA
- a CDS encoding RNA polymerase sigma-70 factor: MHAGNGTSSLDQAAREFTAARPQLFGIAYRMLGSAVEAEDIVQEAWLRWQNADRTDIREPAAFLTTITTRLAINFAQSARVRREAYIGPWLPEPIDTSTDPYVGAEKKEALELAVLFLLERLNPTERAAYILREAFDYPYKQVATMLETSEANCRQLVSRARKHLADEHRQPVSQADHRRLMEAFVSAAQTGNLSQLEELLANDVVSYADGGGVRGASKIPVVGRDHVSKYLAAFAPRFWPDTSIRWVEANSQPAVLVLHGENPVALLSIETSDKGIDRLMWVLNPTKLSHYMASLNN, from the coding sequence ATGCACGCTGGGAACGGCACATCCTCGCTCGACCAGGCCGCGAGGGAGTTCACCGCAGCGCGCCCACAGCTTTTCGGCATCGCCTACCGAATGCTCGGTAGCGCGGTGGAGGCCGAGGACATCGTCCAGGAAGCCTGGCTGCGATGGCAGAATGCCGACCGCACCGACATTCGTGAACCGGCAGCCTTCCTGACCACGATCACCACACGTCTGGCGATCAACTTCGCCCAGTCGGCCAGGGTGCGGCGAGAAGCGTACATCGGGCCCTGGCTCCCGGAACCGATCGATACGAGCACGGATCCGTACGTCGGCGCCGAGAAGAAGGAAGCACTCGAGCTCGCGGTGCTCTTTCTCCTCGAAAGACTCAACCCGACGGAAAGAGCCGCGTACATCCTGAGGGAAGCGTTCGACTACCCGTACAAGCAGGTCGCGACCATGCTGGAGACGAGCGAGGCCAACTGCCGCCAACTGGTGAGCCGGGCCCGGAAACACCTGGCCGACGAGCACAGGCAGCCCGTCAGCCAAGCTGATCACCGGCGGCTGATGGAGGCATTCGTCTCGGCGGCGCAGACGGGAAATCTGTCACAGCTGGAAGAGCTTCTCGCCAACGATGTCGTCAGCTATGCCGACGGTGGAGGAGTGCGCGGGGCATCGAAGATCCCGGTCGTCGGACGTGACCATGTTTCCAAGTACCTTGCCGCCTTCGCACCGCGCTTCTGGCCCGATACCAGCATTCGATGGGTGGAGGCCAACAGCCAGCCGGCTGTCCTCGTCCTGCATGGCGAGAACCCCGTGGCCCTGTTGTCCATCGAAACGTCGGACAAGGGTATCGACCGGCTCATGTGGGTATTGAATCCGACCAAGCTTTCCCACTATATGGCGTCCCTGAACAACTGA